One stretch of Cellulomonas wangsupingiae DNA includes these proteins:
- the pilM gene encoding type IV pilus assembly protein PilM: MIGLDIGTTQVRAAEVQYGSGGPSAHARPRLVRVGVVQLPPGAVREGEVVERTTVGSAIKRLWAENKFGSKDVILGVGNQRVVVRELDLPAMPMAQVRSSLPFQVQNLIPVAVDDAILDYLPVEVRSGEGGEVMHGLLVAATKDTVLANTAAVETAGLRPVVVDLSAFALSRAMARGEALNHTVAIVDVGARVTTVAVVARGVPRMVRMLPSGGQDVTEVVAGALGIPLDQAEVAKRTIGVGYSQAPETERAAEQVMTVVSALVEAVRNTMVFYNSTHPGATVEHLLLTGGGSQLPGLGQYLSTATRLPVSPGQPFSNLDGAAAGSRFVEQQHTLAIALGLAMGVAA; the protein is encoded by the coding sequence GTGATCGGTCTGGACATCGGGACAACCCAGGTGCGGGCCGCTGAGGTGCAGTACGGCAGCGGTGGGCCATCGGCACACGCGCGCCCCCGACTCGTCCGGGTCGGTGTGGTGCAGCTGCCGCCCGGCGCGGTCCGCGAGGGCGAGGTCGTCGAGCGGACCACCGTCGGCAGCGCGATCAAGCGGCTGTGGGCCGAGAACAAGTTCGGCAGCAAGGACGTCATCCTCGGTGTCGGCAACCAGCGCGTCGTCGTGCGCGAGCTGGACCTGCCGGCGATGCCCATGGCGCAGGTGCGCTCGTCGCTGCCGTTCCAGGTCCAGAACCTCATCCCGGTCGCCGTCGACGACGCGATCCTGGACTACCTGCCCGTCGAGGTGCGCTCCGGCGAGGGCGGCGAGGTGATGCACGGCCTGCTGGTCGCGGCGACGAAGGACACCGTCCTGGCGAACACCGCGGCCGTCGAGACCGCGGGCCTGCGCCCGGTCGTCGTGGACCTCAGCGCGTTCGCGCTGTCGCGTGCCATGGCGCGCGGCGAGGCCCTGAACCACACCGTGGCGATCGTCGACGTGGGTGCGCGCGTCACGACCGTGGCGGTCGTGGCACGTGGCGTCCCGCGCATGGTCCGGATGCTGCCCTCGGGCGGCCAGGACGTGACCGAGGTCGTGGCCGGGGCGCTCGGCATCCCGCTGGACCAGGCGGAGGTCGCCAAGCGGACGATCGGTGTCGGGTACTCGCAGGCCCCCGAGACGGAGCGCGCGGCCGAGCAGGTCATGACGGTCGTCTCGGCGCTGGTCGAGGCCGTGCGCAACACGATGGTGTTCTACAACAGCACCCACCCCGGTGCGACGGTCGAGCACCTCCTCCTCACCGGCGGCGGGTCGCAGCTGCCGGGCCTCGGGCAGTACCTGTCCACGGCCACGCGGCTCCCGGTGAGCCCGGGTCAGCCGTTCTCGAACCTCGACGGTGCCGCGGCCGGCTCCCGGTTCGTCGAGCAGCAGCACACCCTGGCGATCGCTCTGGGTCTGGCGATGGGAGTCGCGGCATGA
- a CDS encoding fimbrial assembly protein — MSTLLKRPAAVTRGGARGDKSGTVGLPKVAQVNLLPQQYADRYALGGLKRRLAFALVAVLALAGAVYASTLTQLSAAQGRAEKAEQETTRLLQAQQQYAEVPVVLGQLARARDARELGMSTEILWAPYLGAIGTVMPAGVTITQVVMDGATPQLAPAPPTHPLQEASVATLRFEARSTVMVDTAAWIDALNGVPGFQEAWVAVADVDERAGETIYKYTSSVRVSPLAYASRFVEEG; from the coding sequence ATGAGCACCCTGCTGAAGCGACCGGCCGCGGTGACGCGCGGCGGTGCACGCGGTGACAAGTCCGGGACGGTGGGGCTGCCCAAGGTCGCGCAGGTCAACCTGCTGCCCCAGCAGTACGCCGACCGGTACGCGCTGGGGGGCCTCAAGCGTCGCCTGGCGTTCGCGCTCGTGGCCGTCCTGGCGCTGGCCGGGGCGGTGTACGCCTCGACGCTCACGCAGCTGTCGGCGGCGCAGGGACGTGCGGAGAAGGCCGAGCAGGAGACCACGCGCCTGCTGCAGGCGCAGCAGCAGTACGCCGAGGTCCCCGTGGTCCTCGGCCAGCTGGCCAGGGCGCGTGACGCCCGTGAGCTGGGGATGTCCACCGAGATCCTGTGGGCGCCGTACCTCGGTGCCATCGGCACCGTCATGCCGGCCGGTGTGACGATCACGCAGGTCGTGATGGACGGGGCGACCCCGCAGCTCGCGCCCGCGCCGCCGACCCACCCGCTGCAGGAGGCGAGCGTCGCGACCCTCCGGTTCGAGGCGCGGTCCACGGTGATGGTCGACACGGCCGCCTGGATCGACGCGCTCAACGGCGTGCCGGGGTTCCAGGAGGCCTGGGTCGCCGTCGCGGACGTGGACGAGCGCGCCGGCGAGACCATCTACAAGTACACGAGCAGCGTCCGGGTGAGTCCGCTCGCCTACGCGTCGCGCTTCGTCGAGGAGGGCTGA
- the aroC gene encoding chorismate synthase, whose amino-acid sequence MLRWLTSGESHGPALVGILDGLPAGVRVQTSDVRDALARRRLGHGRGARMKFEQDEVRLLSGVRHGLTQGGPLAIEVGNTEWPKWADVMSADPVAPEALTVDAGTGDVKEIARNRPLTRPRPGHADLVGMRKYGFDDARPVLERASARETATRVALGTVAAAFLEQVAGVRLVSHVVAIGPVAVPDDAPTPTPDDVAALDADPVRCFDPATSAAMVAEIDQCHKDGDTLGGVVEVLVHGLPSGIGTYVQADGRLDARLAGALMGIQAIKGVEVGDGFRTAARRGSQAHDEIERDASGRIVRRTNRAGGIEGGMSNGEVVRVRAAMKPISTVPRALATVDTATGEPVTAHHQRSDVCAVPPAAVVAEAMVALVVAQTLLEKTGGDSVAEVRRNLEAYLASVPELLA is encoded by the coding sequence ATGCTCAGATGGTTGACGTCCGGCGAGTCGCACGGTCCCGCGCTCGTCGGCATCCTCGACGGTCTGCCCGCCGGCGTGCGGGTGCAGACCTCCGACGTCCGGGACGCGCTCGCGCGCCGTCGACTCGGTCACGGCCGCGGTGCCCGCATGAAGTTCGAGCAGGACGAGGTCCGCCTGCTCAGCGGTGTGCGCCACGGCCTGACGCAGGGCGGTCCGCTCGCGATCGAGGTCGGCAACACCGAGTGGCCCAAGTGGGCCGACGTCATGTCCGCGGACCCGGTGGCGCCCGAGGCACTGACGGTCGACGCCGGCACCGGGGACGTCAAGGAGATCGCGCGCAACCGGCCGCTGACCCGGCCCCGCCCGGGTCACGCCGACCTCGTCGGCATGCGCAAGTACGGCTTCGACGACGCGCGGCCCGTGCTGGAGCGGGCGTCGGCGCGCGAGACGGCGACGCGCGTCGCGCTCGGCACCGTCGCGGCGGCGTTCCTCGAGCAGGTCGCGGGTGTGCGGCTCGTCTCGCACGTCGTCGCGATCGGGCCGGTCGCGGTGCCGGACGACGCGCCGACCCCGACGCCCGACGACGTCGCCGCCCTGGACGCCGACCCCGTGCGCTGCTTCGACCCCGCCACGAGCGCGGCGATGGTCGCCGAGATCGACCAGTGCCACAAGGACGGCGACACCCTCGGTGGTGTCGTCGAGGTCCTCGTGCACGGTCTGCCGTCGGGCATCGGCACCTACGTGCAGGCGGACGGCCGCCTCGACGCGCGGCTCGCGGGCGCCCTCATGGGGATCCAGGCGATCAAGGGGGTCGAGGTCGGCGACGGGTTCCGGACCGCCGCCCGCCGCGGGTCGCAGGCGCACGACGAGATCGAGCGCGACGCGTCGGGTCGCATCGTGCGGCGCACCAACCGCGCCGGCGGCATCGAGGGCGGCATGTCGAACGGCGAGGTCGTGCGCGTGCGCGCCGCGATGAAGCCGATCTCGACGGTCCCGCGGGCGCTCGCCACGGTCGACACGGCCACGGGGGAGCCGGTCACGGCGCACCACCAGCGCTCGGACGTGTGCGCCGTGCCGCCGGCAGCCGTCGTCGCCGAGGCGATGGTCGCGCTCGTCGTCGCGCAGACGCTCCTGGAGAAGACCGGCGGCGACAGCGTCGCCGAGGTCCGGCGCAACCTCGAGGCCTACCTCGCGTCCGTCCCCGAGCTGCTGGCCTGA
- a CDS encoding peroxidase family protein encodes MTITAPQSTGSHAPRTAEELTAAGTSAHGLGRGQRPARGHGHEARGLQYLPLSALHEGRFGRLFRLPPYVPSDTEIARVAALMTEGSTGGDRTLDNPSIPAGYTYLGQFIDHDLTFDPASSLERQNDPDALTSFRSPRFDLDSVYGRGPADDPFLYDRASQVDGAAKLLIGSNGRDDDLPRNSQGVALLGDPRNDENTFVGQLHLTMLKFHNAVMDRVLGDPHLTRGSETPFETAQRIVRWHYQWVVVHDFLRRTIGDAALAELLVTSPDGRPEPQLRHFTWHRAPYIPVEFSVAAYRFGHSQVRGRYRLNTVVGAPDPADPQARPGLPTFTPDPVDKEPLGHFGGFRPLPQLWTIEWARFFELDGAGSDGLQHSRKIDTHLANPLATLPPEIGGAMPSLIARNLTRGARLLLPSGQAMAARTGVERLSEQEIGLDGAPAPLWYYVLREAEVQADGEHLGQLGGRVVGEVFLGLLQADQSSYLRNEPTWRPFLGAGDDFAMPDLLRVAGHGLGPTPG; translated from the coding sequence ATGACCATCACCGCACCGCAGAGCACGGGGAGCCACGCCCCGCGCACCGCCGAGGAGCTCACCGCTGCCGGCACCTCCGCGCACGGACTGGGACGCGGGCAGCGACCCGCGCGCGGCCACGGCCACGAGGCGCGCGGCCTGCAGTACCTCCCGCTGTCGGCGCTGCACGAGGGACGGTTCGGACGCCTGTTCCGGCTGCCGCCCTACGTGCCGTCCGACACCGAGATCGCGCGCGTCGCGGCCCTCATGACCGAGGGCAGCACCGGCGGCGACCGCACGCTCGACAACCCCTCCATCCCGGCCGGGTACACCTACCTCGGCCAGTTCATCGACCACGACCTCACGTTCGACCCCGCCTCGAGCCTCGAGCGCCAGAACGACCCGGACGCCCTGACGAGCTTCCGCAGCCCGCGCTTCGACCTCGACTCCGTCTACGGCCGCGGCCCCGCCGACGACCCGTTCCTCTACGACCGTGCGAGCCAGGTCGACGGCGCCGCGAAGCTCCTGATCGGGTCGAACGGACGCGACGACGACCTGCCGCGCAACAGCCAGGGCGTCGCGCTGCTCGGCGACCCGCGCAACGACGAGAACACGTTCGTCGGGCAGCTGCACCTGACGATGCTGAAGTTCCACAACGCCGTCATGGACCGGGTCCTGGGCGACCCGCACCTGACTCGTGGCAGCGAGACCCCGTTCGAGACCGCCCAGCGGATCGTGCGCTGGCACTACCAGTGGGTCGTCGTGCACGACTTCCTGCGCCGCACGATCGGCGACGCCGCGCTCGCGGAGCTGCTCGTCACGTCGCCCGACGGTCGGCCCGAGCCGCAGCTGCGCCACTTCACCTGGCACCGGGCGCCGTACATCCCCGTGGAGTTCTCCGTCGCGGCGTACCGGTTCGGGCACTCCCAGGTGCGCGGGCGCTACCGGCTCAACACCGTGGTCGGCGCGCCCGACCCGGCGGACCCGCAGGCGCGCCCGGGGCTGCCCACGTTCACGCCGGACCCCGTCGACAAGGAGCCGCTCGGCCACTTCGGGGGCTTCCGTCCGCTGCCGCAGCTCTGGACGATCGAGTGGGCGCGCTTCTTCGAGCTCGACGGCGCCGGCTCCGACGGGCTGCAGCACAGCCGGAAGATCGACACGCACCTGGCCAACCCGCTCGCGACGCTGCCGCCCGAGATCGGCGGCGCCATGCCGTCCCTCATCGCGCGCAACCTGACCCGCGGAGCACGCCTGCTCCTGCCGTCGGGCCAGGCCATGGCGGCCCGCACGGGCGTCGAACGGCTCTCCGAGCAGGAGATCGGCCTGGACGGTGCGCCCGCGCCCCTGTGGTACTACGTGCTGCGGGAGGCCGAGGTGCAGGCCGACGGCGAGCACCTGGGGCAGCTCGGCGGCCGGGTCGTCGGGGAGGTCTTCCTCGGGCTGCTGCAGGCCGACCAGTCGTCGTACCTGCGCAACGAGCCGACGTGGCGTCCGTTCCTGGGCGCCGGTGACGACTTCGCCATGCCCGACCTGCTGCGCGTCGCAGGCCACGGGCTGGGACCCACCCCGGGGTGA
- a CDS encoding shikimate kinase produces the protein MPRATPGPGPRVVLVGPPGAGKSTVAAALAQRWQLESRDTDTDVETTAGKSVADVFVEDGEPHFRALERTAVATALGEHEGVLALGGGAVLDPGTRALLRAYRDGGGVVVFLDVSLAHAAGRVGLNQSRPLLVGSPRAQWQSLMDARRPVYEEVATVRVSTDGLRPAEVAEVIETTLRAQRLAEPGA, from the coding sequence GTGCCCCGTGCAACCCCCGGTCCCGGACCTCGTGTCGTTCTCGTCGGCCCGCCCGGCGCGGGCAAGTCCACCGTCGCCGCGGCGCTCGCGCAGCGCTGGCAGCTGGAGTCCCGCGACACCGACACCGACGTGGAGACCACCGCCGGCAAGTCCGTCGCCGACGTCTTCGTCGAGGACGGCGAGCCGCACTTCCGGGCGCTCGAGCGCACCGCCGTCGCGACCGCGCTCGGCGAGCACGAGGGCGTCCTGGCCCTCGGCGGGGGAGCCGTGCTCGACCCCGGGACGCGCGCCCTGCTGCGGGCCTACCGCGACGGCGGCGGCGTGGTCGTCTTCCTCGACGTCAGCCTGGCGCACGCCGCCGGACGTGTCGGGCTCAACCAGTCGCGGCCGCTGCTGGTCGGCAGCCCGCGCGCGCAGTGGCAGTCGCTCATGGACGCCCGGCGTCCGGTCTACGAGGAGGTCGCGACGGTGCGGGTGTCGACGGACGGGCTGCGCCCCGCCGAGGTCGCCGAGGTCATCGAGACGACGCTGCGCGCGCAGCGCCTCGCGGAGCCGGGCGCATGA
- the aroB gene encoding 3-dehydroquinate synthase has product MSGDAVVTVAGEQPYDVVIGRHLLGHLPAMLGDTVRRVLVVHPAALATSAETVREDLASHGYQVYLAQVPDAEEQKTAQVAAFCWGVLGQADFTRSDAVVGLGGGATTDLAGFVAATWLRGVRVVQVPTTVLGMVDAAVGGKTGINTAEGKNLVGAFHPPAGVLCDLASVESMAPYDFVAGLAEIVKCGFIDDPRILELVEEDTALLQDPVAAASSPVLAELVERAVRTKARVVGEDLREAGLREILNYGHTFGHAVEQVERYRWRHGAAVSVGMVFVAELARLAGRLDDDVVERHRTVLSALGLPTTYRGDRWDQLLTAMRRDKKTRGDLLRFVVLDGLARPSRLEGPDPTLLAAAYAEISTTPDPSSSILL; this is encoded by the coding sequence ATGAGCGGCGACGCCGTCGTCACCGTCGCGGGGGAGCAGCCGTACGACGTGGTCATCGGGCGTCACCTGCTCGGCCACCTGCCGGCGATGCTCGGCGACACCGTGCGCCGGGTGCTCGTCGTTCACCCGGCCGCCCTGGCCACGTCCGCCGAGACGGTCCGCGAGGATCTCGCGTCGCACGGCTACCAGGTCTACCTCGCCCAGGTGCCGGACGCCGAGGAGCAGAAGACGGCCCAGGTCGCCGCCTTCTGCTGGGGCGTGCTCGGGCAGGCGGACTTCACGCGCTCCGACGCGGTCGTCGGGCTCGGCGGGGGAGCGACCACCGACCTCGCGGGGTTCGTCGCGGCGACGTGGCTGCGCGGTGTGCGCGTCGTCCAGGTGCCCACCACCGTGCTCGGCATGGTCGACGCCGCCGTCGGCGGCAAGACCGGCATCAACACCGCCGAGGGCAAGAACCTCGTCGGCGCGTTCCACCCGCCCGCGGGCGTGCTGTGCGACCTCGCGTCGGTGGAGTCCATGGCCCCCTACGACTTCGTCGCCGGGCTCGCGGAGATCGTCAAGTGCGGCTTCATCGACGACCCCCGGATCCTCGAGCTCGTCGAGGAGGACACCGCGCTGCTGCAGGACCCCGTGGCCGCCGCGAGCTCACCCGTGCTCGCCGAGCTCGTCGAGCGGGCCGTGCGGACCAAGGCGCGCGTCGTCGGGGAGGACCTGCGGGAGGCCGGTCTGCGCGAGATCCTCAACTACGGCCACACGTTCGGCCACGCGGTCGAGCAGGTCGAGCGGTATCGCTGGCGCCACGGCGCCGCGGTGTCGGTCGGGATGGTGTTCGTCGCCGAGCTCGCCCGGCTGGCCGGACGGCTCGACGACGACGTCGTCGAGCGGCACCGCACGGTCCTGAGCGCCCTCGGGCTCCCGACGACGTACCGGGGGGACCGCTGGGACCAGCTGCTCACGGCGATGCGCCGCGACAAGAAGACGCGCGGCGACCTGCTGCGCTTCGTCGTCCTCGACGGTCTGGCGCGCCCGTCACGCCTCGAGGGCCCCGACCCGACCCTCCTGGCAGCGGCCTACGCCGAGATCTCGACGACCCCGGACCCGTCCAGCAGCATCCTCCTCTGA
- a CDS encoding DUF559 domain-containing protein gives MARAVDRSWTPPPAAARRGVFTRAEALAAGLTEDQVRHRMESGAWRRVCGDGLALARTPPHPWLDAHAAAVTWADATLALTSAALLHGMPVPDDGRVHVVVTGPRARRGRLTPHRHRLGAVDRQVLEGVPVTARARTVVDCLGWLARSDALRLLAWAGTRRVVDADDLDFWVHAHPGRRGNAQRAWCADRLRRGALSEAEERLHALLRGARVTGWVANASLLEGLGVPAVVDVWFEDVRLVVEVDGRVAHGADRFQGDRTRQNLLVGAGCTVLRYTWHDLTRRPTEVTAQIVHTRHLLRQVA, from the coding sequence ATGGCTCGTGCGGTCGACAGGTCCTGGACGCCGCCCCCGGCGGCGGCGCGGCGCGGCGTGTTCACCCGTGCCGAGGCGCTCGCGGCGGGTCTCACCGAGGACCAGGTGCGGCACCGCATGGAGTCCGGGGCGTGGCGACGCGTCTGCGGTGACGGGCTCGCGCTCGCCCGGACACCACCCCACCCGTGGCTGGACGCCCACGCCGCGGCCGTGACCTGGGCCGACGCCACGCTCGCCCTCACCAGTGCGGCCCTCCTGCACGGGATGCCCGTCCCCGACGACGGCCGCGTGCACGTGGTCGTCACCGGTCCGCGCGCACGTCGCGGCCGGCTGACCCCGCACCGGCACCGGCTGGGGGCGGTCGATCGGCAGGTGCTGGAGGGCGTGCCCGTCACGGCACGGGCCCGCACGGTGGTCGACTGCCTCGGGTGGCTCGCCCGCAGCGACGCGCTGCGTCTGCTCGCGTGGGCGGGGACGCGCCGCGTCGTCGACGCCGACGACCTGGACTTCTGGGTGCACGCCCACCCGGGGCGCCGGGGCAACGCGCAACGTGCCTGGTGCGCGGACCGGCTGCGGCGCGGTGCGCTGAGCGAGGCGGAGGAACGGCTGCACGCCCTCCTGCGCGGCGCGCGGGTGACCGGGTGGGTCGCGAACGCCTCGCTCCTCGAGGGGCTCGGTGTCCCCGCGGTCGTCGACGTGTGGTTCGAGGACGTGCGGCTGGTCGTCGAGGTGGACGGACGCGTCGCCCACGGCGCCGACCGGTTCCAGGGCGACCGCACCCGGCAGAACCTGCTCGTCGGTGCGGGCTGCACGGTGCTGCGCTACACGTGGCACGACCTGACCCGCCGCCCCACCGAGGTCACCGCCCAGATCGTGCACACCCGCCACCTCCTCCGCCAGGTGGCGTGA
- the efp gene encoding elongation factor P gives MATTNDLKNGIVLKIDGQLWTVVEFQHVKPGKGGAFVRTKLKNVLSGKIVDRTFNAGLKVETATVDKRDMQYLYKDGDDFVFMDTDTYDQINVPAATVGDAANFMLESQTALVATNEGVPLYVELPPSVVLEVTYTEPGLQGDRSSAGTKPATLETGYEIQVPLFLEANTRVKVDTRDGSYLGRVND, from the coding sequence GTGGCGACCACCAACGACCTGAAGAACGGCATCGTGCTGAAGATCGACGGCCAGCTGTGGACCGTCGTGGAGTTCCAGCACGTCAAGCCCGGCAAGGGTGGGGCGTTCGTCCGCACCAAGCTGAAGAACGTGCTCTCCGGCAAGATCGTCGACCGCACGTTCAACGCGGGTCTGAAGGTCGAGACCGCGACCGTCGACAAGCGCGACATGCAGTACCTGTACAAGGACGGCGACGACTTCGTGTTCATGGACACGGACACGTACGACCAGATCAACGTGCCGGCCGCGACCGTGGGCGACGCCGCGAACTTCATGCTCGAGTCGCAGACGGCGCTCGTCGCGACCAACGAGGGCGTCCCGCTGTACGTCGAGCTGCCCCCGTCGGTCGTCCTCGAGGTGACCTACACGGAGCCGGGCCTGCAGGGCGACCGCTCGTCCGCCGGCACCAAGCCCGCGACCCTCGAGACCGGCTACGAGATCCAGGTGCCGCTGTTCCTCGAGGCGAACACCCGCGTCAAGGTCGACACGCGCGACGGGTCGTACCTCGGCCGCGTGAACGACTGA
- the nusB gene encoding transcription antitermination factor NusB, whose protein sequence is MGARTKARKRALDVLFEAEQRDLDVAELLAKRVVEPGTEASLPQYAVDVVEGVLAHAERIDELLATHAHGWTVARMPAVDRALLRIGTWEILWNDDVPDAVAVDEAVSLARELSTDESPAFVNGLLGRIVVLKPTLLA, encoded by the coding sequence GTGGGCGCCCGGACCAAGGCGCGCAAGCGCGCGCTCGACGTGCTGTTCGAGGCCGAGCAGCGCGACCTCGACGTCGCCGAGCTCCTCGCCAAGCGTGTCGTGGAGCCGGGGACCGAGGCGTCGCTGCCGCAGTACGCGGTGGACGTCGTCGAGGGGGTGCTGGCGCACGCCGAGCGCATCGACGAGCTGCTCGCGACCCACGCCCACGGCTGGACGGTCGCGCGGATGCCCGCGGTCGACCGTGCGCTGCTGCGCATCGGCACGTGGGAGATCCTCTGGAACGACGACGTGCCGGACGCCGTGGCCGTCGACGAGGCGGTGTCCCTGGCCCGCGAGCTGTCCACCGACGAGTCGCCGGCGTTCGTCAACGGCCTGCTCGGCCGGATCGTCGTCCTCAAGCCGACGCTGCTGGCCTGA
- a CDS encoding putative bifunctional diguanylate cyclase/phosphodiesterase, whose translation MLGDVPLWTTVLQFLAAGLVGGFCVLQWVWWRGALRSDGSTWALALSVAMAALVLVAGLHGVVTRPDLHDALAFLHGQLVGAVAVLCLPAVRALGGAGPRLRPWVAVAVAALLLRAALWPVTVGDARVLGLPVGRGLAVGLLLAVVALAVTYLAVALGRADLTPLGWLLVGAGTVSLATLAAGMLLPGEPVGALLASLWPLPLAVGLESLAAVRLRRAQLMDRRRAAMRDALSSVTNTAWYHRDPAALLVRARDAAREVLGDPSIDGTLRPLQRDRFVVDLFPEEPDRLAPHERTFLIDLGLVVSTAAERYALTDRLSRAAVTDPLTALPNRRAVDTHLLEVLERAAVERTRVSVVYCDIDGFKDVNDREGHGAGDDLLRATAQYLRTWVDADTFVARLAGDEFAVVVSRAGSDDTLADLARRLRTGFGTAVGRASGPRLTCGVATWTPSEVVDADALLRHADAAMLEAKRTASGHRVFDPEMRARAEDSRRVRAALERAVAEDRITAYFQPIVDTRTLEVVGLEALARWHEGDSFVLPEHWLGLAEQTGLIVPVGRSMIRQARRALDRHHMPVAVNLSARELHEPDVLERIDEAWSGGPWEHLTIEITETTMLRTSSAVPVLSELRARGVRIALDDFGTGFSSLSRLARLPVDVLKIDRSFVREIRTPRGAGPVRAIVALAEHHGLDIVAEGVESAGDLQVLVELGVPQAQGNFVGRPAPGLPVRGARPRPSGAVPVSEELRRAEPRLPERRSRIVPRPLRVVHGTLDDATPEHL comes from the coding sequence ATGCTCGGCGACGTCCCCCTGTGGACCACCGTCCTGCAGTTCCTGGCTGCCGGGCTGGTCGGCGGCTTCTGCGTGCTGCAGTGGGTCTGGTGGCGCGGTGCGCTGCGCTCCGACGGCTCCACGTGGGCGCTCGCGCTCTCGGTCGCGATGGCCGCCCTCGTGCTCGTCGCCGGCCTGCACGGCGTCGTCACGCGCCCGGACCTGCACGACGCCCTGGCGTTCCTCCACGGGCAGCTGGTGGGCGCCGTCGCGGTCCTGTGCCTGCCGGCCGTCCGGGCGCTCGGCGGCGCGGGCCCGCGCCTGCGCCCGTGGGTGGCGGTGGCGGTCGCGGCCCTGCTGCTGCGCGCCGCGCTGTGGCCGGTGACCGTCGGTGACGCCCGGGTGCTCGGGCTCCCGGTCGGCCGAGGGCTGGCCGTCGGCCTGCTCCTCGCCGTCGTGGCGCTCGCCGTGACGTACCTGGCGGTCGCGCTCGGCAGGGCGGACCTCACCCCCCTGGGCTGGCTGCTGGTCGGCGCCGGCACCGTGTCCCTGGCCACGCTGGCCGCCGGGATGCTCCTGCCCGGTGAGCCGGTGGGCGCGCTGCTCGCGAGCCTGTGGCCGCTGCCCCTGGCCGTCGGCCTGGAGTCCCTCGCCGCGGTGCGGCTGCGGCGCGCCCAGCTCATGGACCGGCGCCGCGCGGCGATGCGCGACGCGCTGTCCTCCGTCACGAACACGGCCTGGTACCACCGGGACCCCGCCGCGCTGCTCGTCCGGGCGCGTGACGCGGCACGCGAGGTGCTGGGCGACCCGAGCATCGACGGGACGCTGCGCCCCCTGCAGCGTGACCGGTTCGTCGTCGACCTGTTCCCCGAGGAGCCGGACCGGCTCGCACCGCACGAGCGCACGTTCCTCATCGACCTGGGTCTCGTCGTGTCGACCGCCGCCGAGCGCTACGCCCTGACGGACCGCCTGTCACGTGCCGCGGTCACGGACCCCCTGACGGCGCTGCCCAACCGGCGGGCGGTCGACACGCACCTCCTCGAGGTGCTCGAGCGCGCGGCCGTCGAGCGCACCCGGGTCTCGGTCGTCTACTGCGACATCGACGGGTTCAAGGACGTCAACGACCGCGAGGGCCACGGCGCGGGCGACGACCTGCTGCGCGCCACCGCGCAGTACCTGCGCACGTGGGTCGACGCCGACACGTTCGTCGCCCGCCTCGCCGGCGACGAGTTCGCCGTCGTCGTCTCGCGGGCCGGCAGCGACGACACGCTCGCCGACCTGGCGCGTCGGCTGCGCACCGGCTTCGGCACCGCCGTCGGCAGGGCGTCGGGTCCGCGCCTCACGTGCGGGGTCGCGACGTGGACCCCGAGCGAGGTCGTCGACGCGGACGCGCTGCTGCGGCACGCGGACGCCGCGATGCTCGAGGCGAAGCGGACCGCGTCGGGGCACCGCGTCTTCGACCCCGAGATGCGGGCGCGCGCGGAGGACTCCCGACGCGTGCGCGCGGCGCTCGAGCGCGCCGTCGCGGAGGACCGCATCACCGCGTACTTCCAGCCGATCGTCGACACGCGCACGCTCGAGGTCGTCGGGCTGGAGGCGCTGGCGCGCTGGCACGAGGGCGACAGCTTCGTCCTGCCGGAGCACTGGCTGGGTCTCGCCGAGCAGACCGGCCTCATCGTGCCCGTCGGCCGGTCCATGATCCGCCAGGCCCGCCGCGCGCTGGACCGCCACCACATGCCCGTCGCGGTGAACCTCTCGGCGCGCGAGCTCCACGAGCCGGACGTGCTCGAACGCATCGACGAGGCGTGGTCGGGCGGGCCGTGGGAGCACCTGACCATCGAGATCACCGAGACCACGATGCTGCGCACGTCGTCGGCCGTGCCGGTGCTCTCGGAGCTGCGCGCCCGGGGGGTGCGGATCGCGCTCGACGACTTCGGCACGGGGTTCAGCTCGCTGTCCCGCCTCGCACGGCTCCCCGTCGACGTGCTGAAGATCGACCGGTCCTTCGTGCGGGAGATCCGCACGCCGCGGGGTGCGGGCCCGGTGCGGGCGATCGTCGCGCTCGCCGAGCACCACGGCCTGGACATCGTGGCCGAGGGTGTCGAGTCCGCGGGCGACCTGCAGGTGCTGGTGGAGCTGGGGGTGCCGCAGGCGCAGGGCAACTTCGTGGGCCGGCCGGCACCGGGGCTGCCCGTGCGGGGGGCACGTCCGCGGCCGTCGGGCGCCGTCCCCGTGAGCGAGGAGCTGCGCCGCGCCGAGCCGCGGCTGCCCGAGCGTCGGTCGCGGATCGTGCCGCGTCCGCTCCGCGTGGTGCACGGCACCCTGGACGACGCGACGCCCGAGCACCTGTGA